Proteins from a single region of Palaemon carinicauda isolate YSFRI2023 chromosome 32, ASM3689809v2, whole genome shotgun sequence:
- the LOC137625686 gene encoding craniofacial development protein 2-like, translated as MWLEVISLSPARIPYCGRNRRKILLNIATLNVRTLIDSDENDRPHRRTALVAHALKRYNIDIAALSKTRLSEEDTLTEVREGCTFFWKGYPANERRNHGVSFTVKTKLPSKIPDSERLMSWRIPLAKGRYATLLSAYAPTLDSKVETKDSFYELLDSAINQTPREDKLILLGDFNARVGREHHIWGGAFGHRGVGQYE; from the exons ATGTGGCTGGAAGTCATCAGCCTGAGTCCTGCAC gcattccttactgcggtcgaaatagaagaaaaatactcCTTAACATTGCCACCTTgaatgttcgcacactaattgatagtgatgaaaatgacagaccacaccgcaggacagctcttgtTGCCCATGCACTGaaaagatacaacattgacatagctgccttaagtaaaactcgtctttcagaagaggatACCCTAACAGAGGTAAGAGAAGGATgcacattcttctggaaaggttatccagcaaatgaacgcagaaaccaTGGTGTCAGTTTTACAGTGAAAACAAAACTGCCAAGTAAAATCCCAGAttcggagaggttgatgtcctggcgaatcccacttgcaaaaggtcggTATGCtactctcctgagtgcttacgctcctacactggacagtaAAGTTGAaacaaaagactctttctatgaattattagactcagccattaaccaaactccaagggaagataaactgatcctcttaggtgactttaatgccagagtgggaagggaacaccacatctggggaggcgccTTCGGTCATCGTGGTGTTGGGCAATATGAATAG